The window GAGGACGAGCCTGACATTGCCGATTTGCTTGAGGCGTACTTGCGACGCGAACACTTTCGGACCGAGCGGGCAGGGGACGGTCCGGGCGCTGTGCGTTTGCACCAGGCAGCCCGTCCCGATCTGGTGCTACTGGACGTGCATCTTCCCGGATTTGATGGTTTTGAGGTGCTCAGAAAAATCAGGGAAACCGCCCAGACCCCGATCATCATGGTGACGGCCCGGGCCGAGGACCTCGACAAACTGCTGGGGCTCAAGATGGGTGCAGACGATTACGTGGTCAAACCCTTCTCTCCGCTTGAGGTGGTGGCCAGAGTTCAGGCGGTGCTGCGCCGGGTGGGAATGCACTCCCATGCCCAACCCTTGCGCTTTGCTGAACTTGAGCTGGACCCGGTGGCGGTGCGGGTGCGGGTTTCAGGCGTGCGGCTGGACACCACCCTGACCGAGTACCGGATTCTGGAACACTTGCTCCGGCACCCCAACCGCACGTTTTCTCGGGCGGAACTGCTGGAAGTCGCCTTGCCGGATTCCGATGCACTGGAACGGGTGATGGACACCCATCTGGGAAACCTGCGCAAAAAACTGGAGCAGGCCGGAATGCCCCACATCATTGAGACCGTGCGCGGGGTGGGGTTTCGCTTATGGGTCAAGTGAAAGCGTCTGAGACACAAAGTACAGGAAGGCAGAAGGTCCGCCGTTTCTGGCACTCGCTTC of the Deinococcus misasensis DSM 22328 genome contains:
- a CDS encoding response regulator, producing MNANPLVLIVEDEPDIADLLEAYLRREHFRTERAGDGPGAVRLHQAARPDLVLLDVHLPGFDGFEVLRKIRETAQTPIIMVTARAEDLDKLLGLKMGADDYVVKPFSPLEVVARVQAVLRRVGMHSHAQPLRFAELELDPVAVRVRVSGVRLDTTLTEYRILEHLLRHPNRTFSRAELLEVALPDSDALERVMDTHLGNLRKKLEQAGMPHIIETVRGVGFRLWVK